The DNA sequence CCGAAACGGTGCCGGTGAGCTGGTTGCGGGTGGAGAGACGCATGGCCGTCCTAACGGGTTAGCCGGGCTGTGAACGGCGTCAGGCTACGACCTTTTCGCTGGTCACGCCCCCGGAAGGAGCGCCACACCAACGGGTGGTGCGGTACGGCGTGCGGCCGGATCACCGCACCTGCGTCACGCCGGCGGCACGCCGTGCAGCACCCGCGAACCCGGGGTGACTTGCTACCGTCGGCCCATGGGCGACGTGGTCGAGGACGAAGCGCTGCGGGCCGAGCGGCTGCTGGACGCGCAGGCGAAGGCGGTCGAGCTGTTCGCCGCGGTCGAGGAGCGCGGGATCCTCGCGCCGGGCGTGCGCGAGACCGAGGCGAGCGACGCGATCCGCGACCTGGCCGGGGACCTGCTCGGCATCCGCCGCTACTGGCACAAGCGGATCGTCCGCGCCGGCGTCAACACGCTGCGCCCCTACCGCGAGAACCCGCCGGACCGCGTGCTCGGCGAAGACGACATCGCCTTCGCCGACTTCGGGCCGATCTTCGAGGACTGGGAAGCCGACTTCGGCCGCACGTTCGTGCTGGGCGACGATCCGGTCAAGCACGCGTTGCGCGACGCCTTGCCGAAGGTGTTCGACGCCGGGCGCGCGTATTTCGACGCCCTGCCCGACATCACCGGCGAGCAGCTGTACGCGCACATGGTCCAGCTGGCGCACGAGGCGGGCTGGGAGTTCGGCGGCGAGATCGCCGGGCACCTGGTCGGCCGGTTCCCGCACGAGACGATCGACGGCGCCAAGATCGCGTCCTACATCGCGCCGGGCAGCGACCAGCCGATGCGGCGGCCGGACCGGAACGGCCAGACGTCGCACTGGATTCTGGAAGTCCACCTCGTCGACCGCGAACGCGAGATCGGCGGCTTTCTCGAGCAGCTGCTCGACCTGGGCCCCGCCGCCTCGTGAAAGCCCTCCTCACCGGCCCCCGACGCCGGTGAGGAAGGCAGGTCACGTCAGACCCGTGCGGTCGCCCACAGCTCGTCGATGGTGCGCTCGGCCGTCGCGAGACTGGCGTCGGCCAGCGGGATGAGCTCCGCCATCGCCGGGTTCACGTGCGCCAGCGTCAGCTCGGCGGTGACGAACCGCGGCTCCAGGCCGGTCAGCGAGAGGCCGTGCGGCAGCCACGCCTCGGCGTGGTCCCAGCCGGCGCGGGGCGTGCCTTCGCCGTAACCGCCGCCGCGGCTGGCCAGCACGATGAACTCACGGCCGCCGAGCAGGCCGGACATCGTCGCGTGGTCGACCGAGAGCCCGGGCGCGATGAGGTGGTCGACCCACGTCTTGACGCTGCTCGGCGGGCCGAAGTTGTAGAGCGGCAGGCCCAGCAGCACGGTGTCGGCCGCCTGGATCTCGCCGACGAGTTCCCTGGTCAGCGCCCACGACGCCGCCTGCGCGGGGGTGTGCTGCTCCGGCGGGACCGCGCGGGCCGTCCCGCTCGCCGCGTCGAGGTGCGGCAGCGGGTTCTCCCCCAGGTCGCGGTAGGTCACCGTGCCGTCGGGGTGGGCGGCCCGCCACGCGGCCGCGGCCCGCGCGCTGAGCCTGCGGCTCACCGAAGCCTCGCCGGTGATGCTCGAGTCGATGTGCAGGAGATGCGCCATGTTGTTTGCCGTCCATCGATCGTTGGTGTTAGACAAACCATTAATAGCACATCGATCATCCGCGTGGCCATATACTGGGCAGATGACCTCGCTGCCGGTCGTCAACCAGCCGCCCCACCGCTGCGGCGCGCTGCTCGACCAGCTCGCCCGCCGCCTGCGGTTGCGCAGCGAGTCCGTGCTGACCCCGCTCGGGCTGCGACCACGTCACCTGATCGCCCTGACGGTGCTGCGCGACCAGCGCGGCAGCTCACAGCAGGACCTGGCGAAGATCCTGGCGATCGACGGCACGAACGTCGTCGGGCTGCTCAACGAGCTCGAGGCGGAAAACCTGGTCGAGCGCCGCCGCTCCCCGGTCGACCGCCGCCGGCACATCGTCGAGCTCACCGACGTCGGCGCGAAGCTGCTGGCACGCGCGGAGTTCGCGCTCGCCGCGGTCGAGGACGAGGTGTTCAGCGGCCTCGACGAGGACCAGCGCGAGACGCTCTACACGCTGCTGCAGCAGGTCACGAACACGACGAACGTCGAAGCGTGCACGGAAGCCGTCACACGCCCCACCTGCTGAGGCTCAGCCGATGCGGTGGCCGCTCGCGGCGTCCGGCACGACGGACTGGTTGCGGGAACTGTGCGGCGACGGCCTGACCGGCTTCATGCCGCCGCCGATGCCGGACGCGGCCTGGGTGCTCAACGCGATGTACGAGCACGAGGACGGGCCGGCCGGGATGTCCTACCAGGAATACCGCCGGGCACGTATCGCGGACGGAAGCGTCCGGCCCCACACCGTCAACGGTGTCGACCTCGAAGCCGGGAGCACGGTGACCGGAGGCGGACTGGGCCGCGCGGAGCATCCCGGCCCCGGGTGGCGGCGGCTGCGCTGGGCGGAGCTCGCCCGGCGCACCGGCGACCCCGTCGTCCCGGACGGGCTGCTGCCCTCGCACCGGTGCTTCCCCTCGGCCAAGAAGGACGGCAGCCGGCCGCTCGGCATCGTTCCGCCCACCGAGGGGAGTCTCGACCGCGAGACCTGGACGCGGCTGATCGGCATCCTCACCGAGCACAGTCCCGCGGGCCCGGAAACCCGCTGCCTGGCCTACTACAGCCCGCTGACGCTCGGGACCACCGAGTTCGAGAAGCTCCATGTGCGGGCAGGAAACCTCGGCGACGCCGGGATCCTGTACGACAACCCCGAAACCGGCTTCAGCCCGTCCGACTTCCGGGCCGAGGACCGCTCATGGTGCCTGTGCACCGACTACGACCTGTGGGCCACCAAGGTCGCCGGGTCCCCGCTCCTGGTCGAAGCGCTGGTGAGCGACGTCGAGATCGAAGCGGTCCGGCCGCCCTGAGGGCCGGCCATTAGCCGCCGGCGATGTCGCGGGCCAGTTGCCGTGCTTCGGGCAGGGTGAACGCTCCCGAGATCTGCGTTTCGCCGCCGGTGATGGCGGACTGGATCTGCGGCGCCGTGAGCACCCGGCTCTGGAGCACCATCGCCACCTGCTTGCCGACGTTCCCGCCGGTCCAGCCGGCCCACGTCCTGGTGCCCGCCGCGGTGAACCGGATCCCGATCACCGGCCTCCCCGTCTGCGGATCGACCGTGGCGTCGACCCAGCCGACGTCGGCGCCGGTGAGGAACACCGGGCCGAGCACGTACTTCGTGCCCTTCGCGCGGTCACAGCTGACGAGCGGCAACGCCGGATCGTCCTTGCCCGCCAGCGGATCCGGGGCGCCCTGGGCGCAGTCGAGCGCCCGCGCCGCGGCCTGCTGCGCCGCGGGATCGGTGCTCTGCCGATCCGCTGCCGAACCGGTCGTGGGCGAGGGCTCCAGCTCCGCCAGGACCGGCCGGAAGCGCAGCTGCGCGCCCTCGACGACAAAGCCGTCCCCCGACGGCCGGGCCGAACCCGGCACCTGGGTCGAACAGCCGGCGACGGTGACGAGGACGGCCAGCGCCGCGAGGTAGGTCCGCACGGCAGTCATTGTGTCGCCCTCGGCCCGGATCGGGAACTTACCACTGGTAACTCCTTGACTTTACCAATGGTAAGCCTCACGCTACTGAGGCGAATTCGTCTAGACCAATCTGTCCGCTCTTCGAGGCACCTCCCCCGAGAGGAGAGACACCACCCATGTCCCCCCGGAAACCGGCCAAGACCGCCGCGGCGCTCGCCGCCGCGACGGCCACGGCGGCCGTGCTCGTGCTCGCCCACGGCGCCGACGCCAGCCCGGCCGCCGCCCCCGCCACCACCGCCGCAGCCGCCTGCGGCGTCCTGTTCGACGACTTCCACTACGCCTCCCCCACCGACTCCGCCTTCGGCGCGGCCGGCTGGACCACCCGCAACGACGTCGGCAGCCCCGGCGTGCCCGGCGCGCGCTGGCTGACGGGCAACATCAGCTTCCCCACCGTCAACGGGGAGAAAGTGGCGCAGCTCAACGCTTCCACCGACGGCAGCGCGAACGGCACCACCCACGCGGAGATGTACCAGAACCAGCTGCGGTTCCAGGAAGGCACCTACGCCAGCCGCGTGAAGTTCACCGACGCGCCGGCCAGCGGCACGGACGGCGACCACGTCAACGAAACCTACTTCACGATCTCGCCGCTGCGGTACGACCGCGACCCGCTCTACAGCGAGCTCGACTTCTCCGAGTACCTGCCCAACGGCGGCTGGGGCGGCTCGACCGCCAACTACCAGACGTCCTGGTACACCTACTGGAACAACCCGACCTGGGACGGCCTGCGCACCTCCACCGCGCAGAACCGCAGCTTCGACGGCTGGCACGACATCGTCACGCAGGTCTCCGGCGGGCACGTGAAGTACTACCTCGACGGCGTGCTCACCGCGGACCACACCACCGACGCCCAGGGCGACCCGGTGTACCCGCGCACGCCGATGTCGATCAACTACAACATGTGGTTCATCGACACGGCCGGCCACACGAGCGGCACCAGCACCTACACCGAGCAGGTGGACTGGACCTACTACGCGGGCAATCAGGTCGTCACCCCCGCCGCCGCGGTCGCACAGGCCTCGACCTACCGCGGCGCGGGCACCGCGCACGTCGACACGGTCGGCTCCGGCAACTGCACCACGCCGACCAGCCCGCCGCCGACGACCACCCCGACGACACCCACCACACCGACGACCCCGACCACGCCGACCCAGCCGGCGAACTGCTCCAGCGCGGCGGAGTGGGACTGGGGCACCGTCTACCTCGGCGGTCAGCGGGTCAAGCACAACAGCCACCTCTGGCAGGCGAACTGGTGGACGCAGGGCTCCGAGCCCGGCCTTACCGCGCAGTGGGCCGACCTCGGCCACTGCTGACCACGGCCCGGCACTTTCACGTGAAAGTGCCGGGCCGAGACCCCGAGGCGGCACTTTCACGTGAAAGTGCCGCCTCGGCCATTCCGGTCATCCCGCGGCGAGCACGGCTTCCAGCCCGGACGCCTGGGTCCGCCAGTCGGTCGTGTTCGGCGTGCCGCCGGCCCAGCGCTGGCCGATCCGGTTGAGCGAGTCGCGATCGCCCGCCCACAGCGTGTCGGCCTGCTTCTGCGCGAAGGCGCGGTAAGCCGCCGAGCCCGTCGCGTTCGCCAGGTCGCCGAAGTAGCGCATGAAGATGCCCTTGAACTGTTTCTGGTTGTCGTCACAGGAGTTCGCGGCGTCGCAGGACTCGACGAGCACGCCGTTCGAGGTGAGCCGGGACATCGCCGCGTCGGCCAGTCTCTTCGCGGCGTCCAGATAGGACGTGACGCCGGTGGCGCGCCACAGTTCCACGAGCCCGCCGATGCCGAGACCCTGGTTGTAGGTCCAGACCGTCTGGCCGTTGTTCGCGCACGACGACGTCAGGCCGTCGTTCACCAGGCCGTTCGCGTTGATCAGGCCGCTGTTCAGGAACCAGTCGCCCGCGGTCCGGGCGCGCCGGCCCCACACCGTGTCGCCGGCGATCCGCGTGTGCAGCGACGCGGTCAGCCGCAGGTACAACCCGCTCGTGACGGCGTTCTTGTACGTGCGCTCGCGGTTCCACCACACCCCGCCGCCACAGCTCCCGGTGTCCCAGAAACCGTTGACGTAGTTGGCGATCGTCACCGCTTCGGTGAGGTAACGCGCGTCGTGGGTGCGGTCGTAGACGGCGATCCAGGCCAGGCCCCACCACCCGCTGTCGTCGATGGCGCGGCTGACGAAGTCGCCTTCGATCGGGTCGGAACTGCGTCCCCCGGCGGGGAAAGCGGCCTTGTTGACGTCGAAGGTGCGCGCCATGGCCGCGTCGAACCCGCCCGCGTCCGCGACGGCCGTCACCGCGACGGCCGAGTTCCACCAGCTCGACGGCCACCACGCGGTGTAGGGGTCGTAGGACCACATCAGCGCGTCCACCGCGCCGGCGGCGCGGGTCGTCGCCGGACGCGCCCAGGCCGTGCAGCTGCCCGAGGCGTGTGTGGCTTCCCGGCCGCACGCGCGCACGGCGCCGCCGTACAGCCGGCCGCGCGGGTCCCGCGTGGCGAACGCCGTGGTGCGGGTGCCGGTCGCGCCCGAAGCGACGCTCGTGCGGCCCAGCGACGAACCGTCCGGCCAGCTCGCCCCGGCGTCCCAGGAGCGGTCGAGCCAGATCTCGTCGCCGGCGCCGCCCGCTTCGATCCCGGCCCACGCCATGCCCCGGCCGTCGAAGTGGAGCCGGATGGTGCGGCCGAACAGGGTCGTCGGCGCGACCGGCTGGGCGTCCCCGGTGCCCGGAGCGCTCCGGTCGCACGCGGCGTCGCAGACGTCCGGGTAGATCCACGCGGTGCAGGCGACCCCCTGCGCGTCCCCGCAGGCCCGGACCAGACCCCGGCGGTGGTGCGCCGGATCGGTGAGGTTGTACATCAGCGTGCGGGTGCCGGTCCACGAACCCGGGACGGTCGCCTTGCCCAGCAGGCCTTCCCAGCTCGCGCCACCGTCCCAGGACCGGTCGAGCCAGACGGCGTCGTTGGCCACGCCGTTGTCGATGCTCGCCCAGGCCATGCCGTCGGGGTCGGAGACGTGCAGCCGCACGACCCGGCCGTTGATCACCTTGTCGGGCAAGGGAAAGCTCTCTCGCGCGGCTCGCGAGGGATCCAGCGTGTCGCAGGACGTCACGCACACCGCGGTGGCCGCCGCGGCGGGCCGGGGCGAGAGGGGTGACAGGGAACCGAGGACGAGCAGGAGCACGAGCAATGTCCGCATCGACATCCCTCTCCACGCACCGGGTTTTTCTTTTCAGGATAGGAAATCCGGTGCCGGGAGAAAAGGACTCAGCGCGGTTCTGGCTCGTTCCGGACATCGGCCGACGGCGACGCGAACAGGCGGGGCATGACCGCCAGCATCAGCGCGGACCAGACCACGTGCGTCAGCACCGGCGCCTGGACGCCGCCGGAGCGGCGGCGCTGCCACGCGAACAGCGACCCCATCACCGCGGAGGCCAGCACCAGAGCGGGGTTGCGGGTCGCGAAGGTGGAAAGCACGTACACGGCGGTCGAGCGGCGCGCGCCCGCGGCGTCGTAGAGGGCGCCGCGGAAGAAGACCTCCTCCGCCGCGCCGGTGGCGAGCGTCGTCACGACCACCGACGCCGTCGAACCGCGATGGGCGTAGTCGAGCACGCCGGCGATCGCGCGGCGCAACGGCGGGATGTGCCGCGAAACCAGGGCGCCGGCGTAGAACACGCCGAACGCGCCCGCGCCGGCCAGCACCGGCTGCACGACGTCGCGCCGGCCCCGGTGCACCGGCCCGGCCGCGCGGGCGCCGGCCAGCCAGGTCGCGGCGACTCCCGCGGTGAGGCCGTAGAACCGGGCCGAGCCGGGTGGGCTGGACAGGGACGCGCCGAGCAGCCCCGTCCCGGCGGCGGTCACGGCGGTCAGGAACCGCCGCCTCATCCGGCCCGCCGGCTCTTCGCGCGCTCGCCGAGGGCCTGGAGCACGGCCTCGTCGTAGCCCATCGGCTCGAACTCGACGATCCGGCGGATGCTGTCGTCGCGGACGACGACCTCGTTGGTCATCGAGTCGATCAGCGAGCGCCCGGTCTGCACGTCGATGTCGGTGACCAGGGACAGCCAGTACGACGACAGCCGCGGCGAGAGCAGCGGCACGGGCACGATCATCAACGGCCGGCCTTCGATCTCCGCGACGCGCTGCAGCATGTCCCGGTAGGCCAGGACTTCCGGGCCGCCGATGTCGAACGCCCGCCCCGCGGCATCGGCGTGGTCGAGCACGCCGACCAGGTAGCGGATGACGTCGGCGATCGCGATCGGCTGGGTGCGGGTGCCGACCCAGCGCGGGGTGATCATCGCCGGCAGGTGCTCGACGAGCTGGCGGGTCAGCTCCCACGACGTGCCGCCGTGCCCGATCACGATCCCGGCGCGCAGCACGGTGACCGGCACCCCGGTCTCGCCGAGCAGCTCTTCGACCTCGCGGCGGCTGGCGAGGTGCTCCGACAGCGTGTCGCCGTCGTCGCCGAGACCGCCGAGGTAGACGATCCGGCCGACCCCGGCGTCCGACGCGGCCCGGGCGAAGGCGCGCGCCGCTTCGGCGTCCCGGCGCTTGAAGTCCGAGCTGTCCAGCGAGTGGACCAGGTAGTACGCGGCGTCGGCGCCCTTCAGCGCGTCCCGCAGGGAGCCGACGTCGGCCACGTCGCCGCGGACGGGTTCCCCGGCCCCCTCGTAGCTGTCGGGACGGCGGGTCATCGCGAGCACGTCGTGCCCCGCTTCTTCCAGCGCCGGGCACAACTTGCTGCCGACGAACCCCGACGCTCCCGCTACCAGCACTCGCATGCCGCTGACGCTAGCCGCGACGGCGCCGTCCCGCAGGTCGCGCGGTCCCGGCGAAGCACACGGCGGCGAGCACGCCCGCGCAGCCCACCAGCTGGAGCACGCCGGGCGACTCGCCGAGCAGGCCGACGCCCAGCAGCACCGCGCCGACCGGCTGGAGCAGCATGAGCGTCGCGCCCGAGGTGGCGGACATCCGGGGCAGCGCGGCGGAGATGAGCAGCCAGCCGGTCAGCTGGCCGACGAGCGCGAGCGCGATCAGCCACCCGAACGTGGGCCCGCCGGGCGCCAGGTCGAGCGTGCCGGACCCGACGCCGAGCACCAGCGCGACCGCGCCGGCGGAGATCGTCGCCAGCAGCAGCGAGTGCGACTGCGTCCCGGCGCCGCCGCTGAGCCGGATCAGGAACAGGTAGCCGGCGTACCCGGCGCCGGCGATCAGCGCGGCGACGGCGCCGGTGACCGGGTCGGGACCGAACGCGCCGGTCCCGGCGAAGCCGCCGGCCAGCACGACCCCGCCGAGCAGGACCGGCGCGGCCACGAGGAACCGCCGGGACGGCCGTTCCGCGAGGAACGCGAACGCCAGCACGGGCACGATCACGACCTGCACGGCGAGCAGCACGGTCGCGATGCCGGCGCCGACGCGCGGGATCGCCTCGCCCCAGAGCACGAAGTCCAGGCCGAGCCCGGCGCCGGCCAGCAGCGGGAAGAGCACGCGGCGCCGGGTTTCCGGGCCGGCCTTGCGCCGCTCCCACCAGGCCAGCGCGAGCAGGACCGGCAGCGAGAGCAGGCACCGCCAGAACGCGCTGGTGGCGCCGCTGGTGTGCGAGACCTTGATGAAGACCGACGACAGCGAGATGCAGAAGCTACCGAGCGCGGCGAGCAGGCGCGGGTCCACCCGCTGGGTGAAGGGGGTCTTGGTGGCGGGGCGAGGCGCGGTCGTGGTCACGCCTCCAGCGTGAGCGCGTCGACTGTCAAGGACAAGCGAATGTTTCTGCGGGGATTTCGGTAGCATCACTACCGTGTTCGGACTCGAGCGGATGCGGGCGCTGCACGCGGTCGCCACCCAGGGCTCGGTCGCCGCGGCGGCCGCGTCCCTGCACGTCACGCCGTCGGGCGTCTCGCAGCAGCTGGCGAAGCTGGAACGGGAGGCCGGCCAGCCGCTGCTGGAGCCCCGCGGCCGCGGCGTCCGGCTGACGAAGGCGGGCCAGGTCCTGGCCGGGCACGCCGAACGCATCCTCGCGCAGGTCGCCGCGGCGAAGACGGACCTGGAGCTGTTGCGCGAGGACGTCATCGGCCCGCTGCGGATCGGCGCGATCCCGACGACCGTGCACGCGCTGCTGCCCCCGGCGCTGGCGACGCTGGCCGCCCAGCACCCGCGGCTGGAGGTGACGCTGCACGAGGGCGAGGCCGAGCAGACGATGCCCCGGGTCCTGGCCGGCGACCTCGACGTCGCGGTCCTGGAGAGCTGGGCGGACCGCCCGACGGTCCTGCCCCCGGAGACGACCCGGATCACGTTGTTCGCCGACGTCGCGGACCTCGCCCTGCCGGCCGGCCACCGCCTCGCGCACCGCAAGGCGGTCGATCTGTCCGAAGTGGACGATCTGCCGTGGATCGGCTGGAGCGCCGGCTCCGGGTGTCACGAGTGGCTGGTCCAGGTGCTGCGCAAGCAGCGGCTGGACCCCCGGATCAGCTGCACGGTGGGCGGCTACCCGACCCAGCTGGCCCTGGTGGCGGGCAACGTCGGCGCGGCGCTGGTCCCCCGCCTGGCCCGCGAGCGCGTCCCGGACGGCGTCCGCATCCTCACGACCAGGCCGGCGCTGACCCGCACGATCCACGCGATCTGCCGAGCGGGCGAAGAGGACCGCGGCGCGGTCCGGGCGTGCCTGGACGCACTGCGCGAGGCCTCGGCGCGCTTCGAAAGCGCGATGCGCCCGGTCGCCTGAGCCGCCCGCTGCCGGCAGCCGCGGAAGGACACCACGAGGGCACCCGGTGCCACGCGTCCGACGACAGAGATCCGGCACTGCTGCCCAAGCGCGCCGGCGGTCGGCCACACGCGTCACCGGGCCGGCCGGCCGAGTCAGGACGTCGCCGGTTCCGCCGCCCAGCTCGCCAGCAGCCGCAGCGCCTCCGCCGAAGGGGAGCCCGGCTCCACCGTGTGCACCCCGAGCACCTGGTCTTGGTCGCCCGTCGGGGCCATCGCCTCGTAGCCCAGGACCAGGTCGCCGACCACCGGGTGGCGGTAGTGCTTCGTGCCGTGCGTGCGCTGGTAGACGTCGTGGTCGGCCCACCAGCCGCGGAAGTCGTGGTCGCGCACCGACAGCTCGCCGATCAGCTCGGCCAGGGCCGGGTCGTGGGGGTTGCGGCCC is a window from the Amycolatopsis sp. NBC_00355 genome containing:
- a CDS encoding LysR family transcriptional regulator, which translates into the protein MFGLERMRALHAVATQGSVAAAAASLHVTPSGVSQQLAKLEREAGQPLLEPRGRGVRLTKAGQVLAGHAERILAQVAAAKTDLELLREDVIGPLRIGAIPTTVHALLPPALATLAAQHPRLEVTLHEGEAEQTMPRVLAGDLDVAVLESWADRPTVLPPETTRITLFADVADLALPAGHRLAHRKAVDLSEVDDLPWIGWSAGSGCHEWLVQVLRKQRLDPRISCTVGGYPTQLALVAGNVGAALVPRLARERVPDGVRILTTRPALTRTIHAICRAGEEDRGAVRACLDALREASARFESAMRPVA
- a CDS encoding SecDF P1 head subdomain-containing protein; translation: MRTYLAALAVLVTVAGCSTQVPGSARPSGDGFVVEGAQLRFRPVLAELEPSPTTGSAADRQSTDPAAQQAAARALDCAQGAPDPLAGKDDPALPLVSCDRAKGTKYVLGPVFLTGADVGWVDATVDPQTGRPVIGIRFTAAGTRTWAGWTGGNVGKQVAMVLQSRVLTAPQIQSAITGGETQISGAFTLPEARQLARDIAGG
- a CDS encoding CPBP family intramembrane glutamic endopeptidase; translation: MRRRFLTAVTAAGTGLLGASLSSPPGSARFYGLTAGVAATWLAGARAAGPVHRGRRDVVQPVLAGAGAFGVFYAGALVSRHIPPLRRAIAGVLDYAHRGSTASVVVTTLATGAAEEVFFRGALYDAAGARRSTAVYVLSTFATRNPALVLASAVMGSLFAWQRRRSGGVQAPVLTHVVWSALMLAVMPRLFASPSADVRNEPEPR
- a CDS encoding carbohydrate-binding protein, translating into MSPRKPAKTAAALAAATATAAVLVLAHGADASPAAAPATTAAAACGVLFDDFHYASPTDSAFGAAGWTTRNDVGSPGVPGARWLTGNISFPTVNGEKVAQLNASTDGSANGTTHAEMYQNQLRFQEGTYASRVKFTDAPASGTDGDHVNETYFTISPLRYDRDPLYSELDFSEYLPNGGWGGSTANYQTSWYTYWNNPTWDGLRTSTAQNRSFDGWHDIVTQVSGGHVKYYLDGVLTADHTTDAQGDPVYPRTPMSINYNMWFIDTAGHTSGTSTYTEQVDWTYYAGNQVVTPAAAVAQASTYRGAGTAHVDTVGSGNCTTPTSPPPTTTPTTPTTPTTPTTPTQPANCSSAAEWDWGTVYLGGQRVKHNSHLWQANWWTQGSEPGLTAQWADLGHC
- a CDS encoding NAD(P)H-binding protein; this translates as MRVLVAGASGFVGSKLCPALEEAGHDVLAMTRRPDSYEGAGEPVRGDVADVGSLRDALKGADAAYYLVHSLDSSDFKRRDAEAARAFARAASDAGVGRIVYLGGLGDDGDTLSEHLASRREVEELLGETGVPVTVLRAGIVIGHGGTSWELTRQLVEHLPAMITPRWVGTRTQPIAIADVIRYLVGVLDHADAAGRAFDIGGPEVLAYRDMLQRVAEIEGRPLMIVPVPLLSPRLSSYWLSLVTDIDVQTGRSLIDSMTNEVVVRDDSIRRIVEFEPMGYDEAVLQALGERAKSRRAG
- a CDS encoding FMN-dependent NADH-azoreductase, with protein sequence MAHLLHIDSSITGEASVSRRLSARAAAAWRAAHPDGTVTYRDLGENPLPHLDAASGTARAVPPEQHTPAQAASWALTRELVGEIQAADTVLLGLPLYNFGPPSSVKTWVDHLIAPGLSVDHATMSGLLGGREFIVLASRGGGYGEGTPRAGWDHAEAWLPHGLSLTGLEPRFVTAELTLAHVNPAMAELIPLADASLATAERTIDELWATARV
- a CDS encoding DMT family transporter gives rise to the protein MTTTAPRPATKTPFTQRVDPRLLAALGSFCISLSSVFIKVSHTSGATSAFWRCLLSLPVLLALAWWERRKAGPETRRRVLFPLLAGAGLGLDFVLWGEAIPRVGAGIATVLLAVQVVIVPVLAFAFLAERPSRRFLVAAPVLLGGVVLAGGFAGTGAFGPDPVTGAVAALIAGAGYAGYLFLIRLSGGAGTQSHSLLLATISAGAVALVLGVGSGTLDLAPGGPTFGWLIALALVGQLTGWLLISAALPRMSATSGATLMLLQPVGAVLLGVGLLGESPGVLQLVGCAGVLAAVCFAGTARPAGRRRRG
- a CDS encoding glycoside hydrolase family 76 protein, producing the protein MRTLLVLLLVLGSLSPLSPRPAAAATAVCVTSCDTLDPSRAARESFPLPDKVINGRVVRLHVSDPDGMAWASIDNGVANDAVWLDRSWDGGASWEGLLGKATVPGSWTGTRTLMYNLTDPAHHRRGLVRACGDAQGVACTAWIYPDVCDAACDRSAPGTGDAQPVAPTTLFGRTIRLHFDGRGMAWAGIEAGGAGDEIWLDRSWDAGASWPDGSSLGRTSVASGATGTRTTAFATRDPRGRLYGGAVRACGREATHASGSCTAWARPATTRAAGAVDALMWSYDPYTAWWPSSWWNSAVAVTAVADAGGFDAAMARTFDVNKAAFPAGGRSSDPIEGDFVSRAIDDSGWWGLAWIAVYDRTHDARYLTEAVTIANYVNGFWDTGSCGGGVWWNRERTYKNAVTSGLYLRLTASLHTRIAGDTVWGRRARTAGDWFLNSGLINANGLVNDGLTSSCANNGQTVWTYNQGLGIGGLVELWRATGVTSYLDAAKRLADAAMSRLTSNGVLVESCDAANSCDDNQKQFKGIFMRYFGDLANATGSAAYRAFAQKQADTLWAGDRDSLNRIGQRWAGGTPNTTDWRTQASGLEAVLAAG
- a CDS encoding MarR family winged helix-turn-helix transcriptional regulator codes for the protein MTSLPVVNQPPHRCGALLDQLARRLRLRSESVLTPLGLRPRHLIALTVLRDQRGSSQQDLAKILAIDGTNVVGLLNELEAENLVERRRSPVDRRRHIVELTDVGAKLLARAEFALAAVEDEVFSGLDEDQRETLYTLLQQVTNTTNVEACTEAVTRPTC
- a CDS encoding M24 family metallopeptidase, with the translated sequence MGDVVEDEALRAERLLDAQAKAVELFAAVEERGILAPGVRETEASDAIRDLAGDLLGIRRYWHKRIVRAGVNTLRPYRENPPDRVLGEDDIAFADFGPIFEDWEADFGRTFVLGDDPVKHALRDALPKVFDAGRAYFDALPDITGEQLYAHMVQLAHEAGWEFGGEIAGHLVGRFPHETIDGAKIASYIAPGSDQPMRRPDRNGQTSHWILEVHLVDREREIGGFLEQLLDLGPAAS